From the Streptomyces sp. NBC_01216 genome, the window AGCAGCGGGTCCGTACGCAGGTGGCCGTCGACGGCCACCGGGTCGGCGTCGAGGTCGAGCAGCCAGCGGCAGCGGCTGATGGCGATGGTCAGGTCGCGCGAGTCGGTGAGGAACAGTCGGCAGGCGATGTGGTCGGGGCGCGGGCTGAGGGCCACGATGCCGTGGCCGTGCGGGAGGCGGAGCGTCCTGCGGTAGGCGCCGTCCCGCCACTCCTCCACACCGGGTACGGCGGTCGCGGCGAGGTGGCCGAAGAGGTTGGACGGGGCGAGGGGCGCCCGGAACGGCAGCCCCAGCACGATCACGCCTGGCGGGTTCGGGTCCCGGGACGGGGTGGCGCGGGCGCGCAGTTCGCCGGGGGGCAGGGCGAAGACCTGGCGGACGGTGTCGTTGAAGCTGCGGATCGAGGAGAAGCCGGCGGCGAAGGCGATCTCGGCCATGGGCAGCGGGGTGGTCTCGATGAGCACCCGTGCGGCCTGGGCGCGCTGGGCACGGGCCAGGGCGAGCGGACCGGCGCCGAGCTCGGCCAGGAGCTGGCGCTCGATCTGGCGGGTGGAGTAGCCGAGCCGGGTCGCGAGCCCGGGGATGCCCTCGCGGTCGACGACGCCGTCCCGGATGAGACGCATGGCGCGGGCCACGAGGTCGGCGCGGACATTCCATGCGGGCGAGCCGGGGCTGGTGTCGGGACGGCACCGTTTGCAGGCCCGGAATCCCGCCCGCTGACAGGACGCGGCACTGGGGTGGAACACCATGTTCTCGGTCTTGGGCGGAACCACGGGGCAGCTGGGCCGGCAGTAGATCCGGGTGGTCCGGACGGCCGTGAAGAAGACGCCGTCGAAGCGGGCGTCCCTCGACTTCACGGCCCGGACGCATGCCTCGGTGTCGGTGTGCATGGGTACCAGCATCGGGGACGCGGCGGCCGTCGGGCTGGCGAGAAAACGACATCGACGTCGATCGGGCCGGGGGACCCGGGCCGCCCGTGCTCCTTCTCCTCGCCGGACCGGTGCCCGCCCCACGTCGCCGGGCCCCGTGCACTCCCGTCTCGATTTCCTGCCCTGGCAGGCGCAGCATGGAAGGACGGGTTCCGAGACGCATACGGAATTCCGGGGAAGGGGACGGGTGAGAGCAGCGTCCGTGATCACTGCCCCAGCGACGAGAAGAGCCCCATGACCGGAAGGCTTGGCCGCACCAGGGGGATGGGGTTGCGCAGTGTCGCCGGTCAGGTGTTCGCCCTCCAGGCGGTCATCGTGTGCCTGCTCGTCGCCGTGGGGACGATCGCGCTGATCCTGC encodes:
- a CDS encoding AlkA N-terminal domain-containing protein, with amino-acid sequence MHTDTEACVRAVKSRDARFDGVFFTAVRTTRIYCRPSCPVVPPKTENMVFHPSAASCQRAGFRACKRCRPDTSPGSPAWNVRADLVARAMRLIRDGVVDREGIPGLATRLGYSTRQIERQLLAELGAGPLALARAQRAQAARVLIETTPLPMAEIAFAAGFSSIRSFNDTVRQVFALPPGELRARATPSRDPNPPGVIVLGLPFRAPLAPSNLFGHLAATAVPGVEEWRDGAYRRTLRLPHGHGIVALSPRPDHIACRLFLTDSRDLTIAISRCRWLLDLDADPVAVDGHLRTDPLLAPLVDASPGRRVPRTVDAAEFAVRAVLGQQVSTAAARTHAARLVTAHGDPVRDPEGGLTHLFPAPEALAELDPESLALPRSRRTTLLTLLGALADGSLRLGFDSDRDEARARLLALPGFGPWTTEVIAMRALGDPDAFLPGDLGIRRAAQGLGLPSTPAALTSRAALWRPWRAYAVQYLWATEPHPVNHLPD